One segment of Streptomyces sp. XD-27 DNA contains the following:
- a CDS encoding MFS transporter yields MSTENPWRTADFRTLFTATALSQLGTNIGYVAVPLIAVTALDASPGQVGLLATLSTAAFLLIGLPAGAWVDRAHQRRVLVAADLARAVLFASIPVAWALDALTLGQLYAVALLGGCATVFFDVGSQSFLPRLVGREGLVRANAAVVSLQAAGNVAGRGAGGGIVQLATAPVAMVGAAVFSLASALRLTGIRRTPVPDAPPAVEQPPASLRAQIAEGLRHVLGNRELRALALTASLTNLGAQLINTLLPVLFTRELGLSAGVLGLYWAVGGVGIFLGARVARPVARRLGYGRALGLAGLCVGPTALVIPLIDQGLWLWLAGAGWLLATFKMGIDNVLGVSLRQRLTPDPLLGRMNATFRFMLTGAVAIGSAAAGLIGELAGVRTALWVGGGCLALAFLPVFLSPVRTRTDLPQQAVTPAVSFAGPQDQHRSSDVNGTRR; encoded by the coding sequence ATGTCCACCGAAAATCCGTGGCGGACGGCCGACTTCCGCACGCTGTTCACGGCCACCGCGCTCAGCCAGCTCGGCACCAACATCGGCTATGTCGCCGTCCCGCTGATCGCGGTGACCGCGCTCGACGCGAGTCCCGGCCAGGTCGGCCTGCTGGCCACGTTGAGCACCGCCGCCTTCCTCCTCATCGGCCTGCCCGCCGGGGCCTGGGTGGACCGGGCGCACCAGCGGCGGGTGCTGGTCGCCGCGGATCTGGCGCGGGCCGTGCTCTTCGCGTCGATACCGGTGGCGTGGGCGCTGGACGCGCTCACCCTCGGCCAGCTGTACGCCGTCGCCCTGCTGGGCGGCTGCGCCACCGTGTTCTTCGACGTGGGCTCGCAGAGCTTCCTGCCGCGACTGGTCGGCCGCGAGGGGCTGGTGCGGGCGAACGCCGCGGTGGTGAGCCTCCAGGCCGCGGGCAACGTCGCGGGCCGGGGCGCGGGCGGCGGGATCGTCCAACTGGCCACGGCGCCGGTGGCGATGGTCGGCGCGGCGGTGTTCTCTCTCGCCTCGGCGCTCCGCCTCACCGGCATCCGCCGTACGCCGGTGCCCGACGCTCCTCCCGCCGTCGAGCAGCCGCCCGCCTCGCTCCGGGCCCAGATCGCCGAGGGGCTGCGCCACGTGCTCGGCAACCGCGAACTCCGCGCGCTGGCCCTCACCGCCTCCCTCACCAATCTCGGCGCACAGCTCATCAACACCCTGCTCCCCGTGCTGTTCACCCGCGAGCTCGGCCTGTCCGCAGGCGTCCTGGGCCTGTACTGGGCGGTCGGCGGAGTCGGCATCTTCCTCGGCGCACGGGTCGCCCGCCCCGTCGCCCGGCGGCTGGGCTACGGCCGCGCGCTCGGCCTCGCCGGTCTGTGCGTGGGGCCGACCGCCCTGGTCATCCCGCTCATCGACCAGGGCCTTTGGCTCTGGCTGGCCGGTGCCGGATGGCTGCTGGCCACCTTCAAGATGGGCATCGACAACGTCCTCGGCGTCAGCCTCCGCCAGCGCCTGACGCCCGATCCGCTGCTGGGCCGCATGAACGCCACCTTCCGCTTCATGCTCACCGGAGCGGTCGCCATCGGCTCCGCCGCGGCGGGCCTGATCGGCGAGTTGGCCGGCGTACGCACCGCGCTGTGGGTTGGCGGCGGCTGCCTGGCGCTCGCCTTCCTCCCCGTCTTCCTCTCTCCTGTACGCACCCGAACGGACCTGCCTCAGCAGGCCGTTACCCCGGCGGTATCCTTCGCTGGACCGCAAGATCAACATCGGAGTTCCGACGTCAACGGAACACGAAGGTGA
- a CDS encoding NAD(P)-dependent oxidoreductase, with amino-acid sequence MEKIAFLGLGSMGAPMARRLLAAGHPLTVWNRTAHKADPLVSAGARLAADPAEAVGDADVVITMLADPAAAYAVAEAVVPALRPGTHWVDTSTVGPDTVRELAARLPDGVTLTDAPVMGSVDRAAAGELWVLAGGPLPGPVRAILGRLGEVTECGEPGSGAALKLVLINAVIGGVALVAETLRLGQALGLPADLVRGELARGPLAGAVARTFADGSYFPVALAAKDVALATAQATDHAPLPLLRAVHDELTARPELADQDLGRIRPRTPAS; translated from the coding sequence ATGGAGAAGATCGCGTTTCTCGGCCTCGGCAGCATGGGCGCCCCGATGGCCCGTCGCCTGCTCGCCGCCGGACACCCGCTGACCGTCTGGAACCGCACCGCGCACAAGGCCGACCCGCTCGTCTCGGCCGGTGCCCGGCTCGCCGCCGACCCCGCCGAGGCCGTCGGCGACGCCGATGTCGTCATCACGATGCTCGCCGACCCGGCCGCCGCGTACGCCGTGGCCGAGGCCGTGGTCCCGGCCCTGCGGCCGGGCACCCACTGGGTCGACACCTCGACCGTGGGCCCGGACACCGTGCGGGAGCTCGCCGCCCGCCTCCCGGACGGGGTGACGCTGACCGACGCGCCGGTGATGGGCAGCGTGGACCGGGCCGCCGCCGGGGAGTTGTGGGTGCTGGCGGGCGGGCCGCTGCCCGGGCCCGTACGCGCGATCCTCGGGCGGCTCGGGGAGGTCACCGAGTGCGGCGAGCCCGGCTCCGGGGCCGCCCTGAAACTGGTCCTGATCAACGCGGTGATCGGCGGAGTGGCCCTGGTGGCGGAGACGCTCAGGCTGGGACAGGCCCTCGGGCTGCCCGCGGACCTGGTCCGCGGCGAACTGGCCAGGGGGCCGCTCGCGGGAGCGGTCGCCCGTACCTTCGCCGACGGCTCCTACTTCCCGGTGGCCCTGGCCGCCAAGGATGTCGCCCTGGCCACCGCCCAGGCCACCGACCACGCCCCGCTCCCGCTGCTGCGGGCGGTGCATGACGAGCTCACCGCCCGCCCGGAGCTGGCGGACCAGGACCTGGGCCGGATCCGGCCGCGGACCCCGGCCTCCTGA
- a CDS encoding xanthine dehydrogenase family protein subunit M: protein MTTHAPQAEHTVTLPGSLDEAVAALTAMPAAVPVAGGTDLMAAVNSGLLRPAGLVGLGRISEIRGWQYQDGHALLGAGLTHARMGRPDFAALIPALAAAARAAGPPQIRNAGTLGGNIVSAAPTGDALPVLAALDAVLVVYGPKGGAGGAKGGAQGGAKGAAGARGAGAPGGGSAGAGGSGTAGGSGTGGGSGTTESREIPVGHLLAGVEMLRPGELVGFVRVPLLHAPQSFLKATARTGPGRATASVAVVLDPARRHVRCAVGAVAPMPLRPLDAEAWVASLIDWDGDRGLDPQVCTAFGEYVAAACIPDPAPPQDGGEPATLPPAALHLRRTVAALARRALGRALA from the coding sequence TTGACCACGCACGCACCGCAGGCGGAGCACACGGTGACGTTGCCGGGCTCGCTCGACGAGGCCGTGGCGGCGCTCACCGCCATGCCCGCCGCCGTGCCCGTCGCGGGCGGAACCGATCTCATGGCGGCGGTCAACTCCGGTCTGCTGCGGCCCGCGGGGCTCGTGGGCCTGGGGCGGATCAGCGAGATCAGGGGCTGGCAGTACCAGGACGGACACGCGCTGCTGGGCGCCGGTCTGACCCACGCCCGGATGGGCCGCCCGGACTTCGCCGCGCTGATCCCCGCGCTGGCGGCCGCCGCGCGCGCCGCGGGCCCGCCGCAGATCCGCAACGCGGGCACGCTCGGCGGCAACATCGTCAGCGCCGCCCCGACCGGTGACGCGCTGCCCGTACTCGCCGCGCTGGACGCCGTGCTCGTCGTCTACGGACCGAAGGGTGGAGCCGGCGGGGCCAAGGGCGGCGCCCAGGGCGGGGCCAAGGGCGCGGCCGGGGCCAGGGGCGCGGGCGCGCCCGGGGGCGGATCGGCGGGCGCGGGAGGCTCCGGGACCGCCGGGGGCTCCGGCACCGGCGGAGGCTCCGGGACCACCGAGAGCCGCGAGATCCCCGTCGGCCACCTCCTCGCCGGTGTCGAGATGCTGCGCCCCGGCGAGCTCGTCGGCTTCGTCCGCGTACCGCTGCTGCACGCCCCGCAGTCCTTCCTGAAGGCCACCGCGCGCACCGGCCCCGGCCGCGCGACCGCCTCCGTCGCCGTCGTCCTCGACCCGGCCCGGCGCCATGTGCGCTGCGCCGTGGGCGCGGTGGCGCCGATGCCGCTGCGCCCGCTGGACGCCGAGGCGTGGGTCGCCTCGCTGATCGACTGGGACGGCGACCGCGGCCTGGACCCGCAGGTGTGCACGGCCTTCGGCGAGTACGTCGCCGCGGCCTGCATCCCCGACCCGGCGCCGCCGCAGGACGGCGGGGAACCGGCCACCCTGCCGCCCGCCGCGCTCCACCTGAGGCGTACCGTGGCAGCCCTGGCCCGCCGAGCACTGGGGAGGGCACTCGCGTGA
- a CDS encoding DUF1648 domain-containing protein produces MRTTRRVLVAALPFLLACAVALAVFASLRGRLPDPLATHIGPNGRADGFTGRGAFVGTTLALLLGGGVVFGAVTYLARSAPAAQRVLAACGCATAVPLGYLLTALLFANADSGDAGAVTFTGWHVAAALGAAAAAGALGWLAAGAVADSGPAAEAPAAQVARLELADGELASWTNTVGSRVLPAAGLATVALGAVIAFAVGWGSGLALLVVGALTAMLTGARVTVDRRGITVASLLVPRPRLTVSLERIAEASHREVNAFRDFGGWGYRMRRGASGVILRSGDAVSARLSNGSEFVVTVDDAATAAALLNTLADRERGGLDEGGGRLNEGGGLDEGGGRLDEGGGLDEGGGLGRGLGG; encoded by the coding sequence ATGCGAACAACTAGGCGTGTGCTCGTCGCCGCATTGCCGTTCCTCCTCGCCTGCGCCGTCGCGCTGGCCGTCTTCGCCTCCCTGCGGGGGCGGCTGCCCGACCCGCTGGCGACGCATATCGGCCCGAACGGCCGGGCCGACGGCTTCACCGGGCGCGGGGCGTTCGTCGGGACGACCCTCGCCCTGCTCCTCGGCGGCGGCGTCGTGTTCGGCGCCGTCACGTACCTGGCCCGTTCCGCACCCGCCGCGCAGCGCGTGCTCGCCGCCTGCGGGTGCGCGACGGCGGTGCCGCTGGGCTACCTGCTCACCGCCCTGCTCTTCGCCAACGCGGACAGCGGGGACGCCGGGGCGGTGACGTTCACCGGGTGGCACGTGGCGGCCGCGCTCGGTGCCGCGGCCGCCGCCGGTGCGCTGGGGTGGCTGGCGGCGGGGGCCGTCGCGGACTCCGGACCCGCCGCCGAGGCGCCGGCCGCGCAGGTGGCGCGTCTGGAGCTGGCGGACGGCGAGTTGGCGAGCTGGACGAACACCGTGGGTTCACGCGTGCTCCCCGCCGCCGGGCTTGCCACGGTGGCGCTCGGCGCGGTGATCGCCTTCGCGGTGGGCTGGGGGTCCGGGCTCGCGCTGCTGGTCGTCGGGGCGCTGACGGCGATGCTGACCGGTGCGCGGGTGACCGTGGACCGGCGCGGGATCACCGTCGCGTCCCTGCTGGTTCCGCGACCGCGCCTGACCGTGTCGCTGGAGCGCATCGCGGAAGCCTCGCACCGCGAGGTCAACGCCTTCCGTGACTTCGGCGGTTGGGGCTACCGGATGCGCCGTGGCGCCAGCGGCGTGATACTCCGCTCCGGCGACGCGGTCTCGGCGCGGCTGTCGAACGGCAGCGAGTTCGTCGTCACGGTGGATGACGCGGCCACGGCCGCGGCGTTGCTGAACACCCTCGCGGACCGCGAGCGCGGCGGGCTCGACGAGGGCGGTGGGCGGCTCAACGAGGGCGGTGGGCTCGACGAAGGCGGTGGGCGGCTCGACGAGGGCGGCGGGCTCGACGAGGGCGGCGGGCTCGGCCGCGGGCTGGGGGGCTGA
- a CDS encoding beta-N-acetylhexosaminidase codes for MTDTDLIPAPRSVSWVPPAPGHHPLDAETLIEARPGTEGVARWLRSTVGAATGLPLAEGNAGGNEDGNDDGNRIVLDISPEIAARLGPEGYRIVIDGYAIRVDGGSAAGLFWAAQTFRQLLGPDAFRRAPVRPRRAWPVPMVVIEDAPRFRWRGLLLDVARHFMPKDGVLRTIDLLAAHKLNVLHLHLTDDQGWRIEITRYPRLTEVGGWRARTKVGHRASPLWDERPHGGYYTQDDIREIVAYAAERHITVVPEIDIPGHSQAAIAAYPELGNTDVIDTASLDVWTTWGVSTNVLAPTDTTLRFYEGVLEDVLGLFPSAFVHIGGDECPKEQWRASPAAQARIKELGLADEDELQSWFIRHFDQWLAERGRRLIGWDEILEGGLAEGAAVASWRGYSGGVAAARSGHDVVMCPQQHVYFDHRQAPGDDEPVPIGYVRTLEDVYRFEPVPPELTAAQAAHVLGAQANVWTEVLEDPRRVDYQTFPRLAAFAETVWSPLPRPAARDVTGFLERMGAHYARLEALGVDYRPPGGPRPWQRRPGVLGRPIDGSPPIV; via the coding sequence ATGACGGATACGGACCTCATCCCCGCGCCCCGCAGCGTCTCGTGGGTGCCTCCGGCTCCCGGCCACCACCCGCTCGACGCGGAGACCCTCATCGAGGCGCGGCCCGGCACCGAAGGTGTCGCTCGCTGGCTGCGGTCCACCGTCGGGGCCGCCACCGGGCTGCCCTTGGCGGAGGGCAACGCGGGGGGCAACGAAGACGGCAACGACGACGGCAACCGGATCGTGCTGGACATCTCGCCTGAGATCGCCGCCCGCCTCGGCCCCGAGGGCTACCGTATCGTCATCGACGGGTACGCCATCCGCGTGGACGGCGGCAGCGCCGCCGGGCTCTTCTGGGCGGCCCAGACGTTCCGGCAACTCCTCGGACCCGACGCCTTCCGGCGGGCGCCCGTGCGGCCACGGCGCGCGTGGCCGGTGCCCATGGTGGTCATCGAGGACGCCCCCCGGTTCCGCTGGCGCGGCCTGCTGCTCGACGTCGCACGGCACTTCATGCCCAAGGACGGCGTGCTGCGCACCATCGACCTGCTCGCCGCGCACAAGCTCAACGTGCTCCATCTGCACCTCACCGACGACCAGGGCTGGCGCATCGAGATCACGCGCTATCCGCGGCTGACGGAGGTGGGCGGCTGGCGGGCGCGGACCAAGGTCGGCCACCGCGCCTCACCGCTGTGGGACGAGCGGCCGCACGGGGGTTACTACACCCAGGACGACATCCGCGAGATCGTCGCGTACGCCGCCGAGCGGCATATCACCGTCGTACCGGAGATCGACATCCCCGGCCACTCGCAGGCCGCCATCGCCGCGTACCCGGAGCTGGGCAACACCGACGTCATCGACACCGCCTCCCTCGACGTGTGGACCACCTGGGGCGTCTCCACCAACGTACTCGCCCCCACTGACACCACCCTCCGCTTCTACGAGGGGGTGCTGGAGGACGTGCTCGGACTCTTCCCGTCCGCCTTCGTCCACATCGGCGGCGACGAGTGCCCCAAGGAGCAGTGGCGCGCCTCGCCCGCCGCGCAAGCACGCATCAAGGAGCTGGGACTGGCCGACGAGGACGAGCTCCAGAGCTGGTTCATCCGGCACTTCGACCAGTGGCTCGCCGAGCGCGGCCGCCGGCTCATCGGGTGGGACGAGATCCTCGAAGGGGGCCTGGCCGAGGGGGCCGCCGTGGCGTCCTGGCGCGGCTACTCCGGCGGTGTCGCGGCGGCGCGATCCGGCCATGACGTCGTCATGTGCCCGCAGCAACACGTCTACTTCGACCACCGGCAGGCGCCGGGCGACGACGAGCCCGTCCCCATCGGCTACGTCCGCACGCTGGAGGACGTGTACCGCTTCGAGCCGGTTCCGCCGGAGCTGACCGCCGCCCAGGCCGCCCATGTGCTCGGAGCGCAGGCCAACGTGTGGACCGAGGTGCTGGAGGACCCGCGGCGCGTGGACTACCAGACCTTCCCGCGGCTCGCCGCGTTCGCCGAGACCGTGTGGTCCCCGCTGCCCCGCCCCGCCGCGCGCGACGTCACCGGCTTCTTGGAGCGCATGGGGGCGCACTACGCGCGGTTGGAGGCGCTCGGAGTCGATTACCGGCCGCCGGGCGGCCCGCGCCCCTGGCAGCGGCGCCCTGGGGTGCTCGGACGCCCGATCGACGGATCACCTCCGATCGTGTGA
- a CDS encoding GntR family transcriptional regulator translates to MLFRVDPGSALPLGDQIAANVRAAIADGLVHAGDRLPPARQVAESLGVNVHTVLRGYQRLREEGLIELRRGRGAVVTGGPSPGRARLVEDARRLVADARALGMSDEDVVALLRTCLSG, encoded by the coding sequence GTGCTGTTCCGTGTGGATCCCGGTTCCGCGCTCCCGCTGGGCGACCAGATCGCGGCCAACGTGCGGGCGGCCATCGCCGACGGGCTGGTGCACGCCGGGGACCGGCTGCCGCCCGCCCGCCAGGTCGCCGAATCGCTCGGCGTCAACGTCCACACCGTGCTGCGGGGCTACCAGCGGCTCCGCGAGGAAGGACTGATCGAACTGCGCCGCGGCCGGGGTGCCGTCGTCACGGGCGGCCCGTCTCCCGGCCGCGCGCGGCTCGTCGAAGACGCCCGGCGGCTGGTCGCGGACGCCCGTGCGCTGGGCATGTCCGACGAGGACGTGGTGGCCCTCCTGCGGACCTGCCTCTCCGGCTAG
- a CDS encoding helix-turn-helix transcriptional regulator has translation MVHARRVEDSTLEIEFSAEDVARTRFAVSPLWEVVASVRVLKGADPQGMHRRWAEQVRPLLAAAKLDLTPLSRLIPVPTTGIPGFLVPPPTTPQPSLEVELAALRATPPDLLRTKTPEARAGVDALREDPERGLARLAELIAAYWEVALAPYWPRLLTLYEGDILHRARRIAEGGARHLFHDLDPQVTWDSGTLQLTDRRCNRGVRRLTGQGLLLCPSAFVWPRIFSTLGSPDAQPTLRYPPRGVGTLWEQRPQPCSSALARVLGRTRAILLAELAAPATTTDLARRLALSPGGVSQHLTALRAAGLVNAHRTGRVVLYARTGVGEALVAAAAA, from the coding sequence ATGGTGCACGCGAGACGGGTCGAAGACAGCACGCTGGAGATCGAGTTCTCGGCGGAGGACGTGGCCCGTACGCGCTTCGCCGTCTCCCCGCTGTGGGAGGTCGTGGCCAGCGTCCGGGTGCTGAAAGGCGCCGACCCGCAGGGCATGCACCGCCGGTGGGCGGAGCAGGTGCGCCCGCTCCTCGCGGCGGCGAAGCTGGACCTCACGCCCCTGTCCCGCCTGATCCCCGTGCCCACCACCGGCATTCCCGGGTTCCTGGTGCCCCCGCCCACCACCCCGCAGCCCTCGCTGGAGGTCGAGCTGGCGGCGCTGCGCGCCACGCCGCCCGACCTGCTCCGTACGAAGACACCCGAGGCGCGGGCGGGGGTCGACGCGCTGCGCGAGGACCCGGAACGTGGTCTCGCGCGGCTGGCGGAGCTGATCGCCGCGTACTGGGAGGTGGCGCTGGCCCCGTACTGGCCGCGCCTGCTCACTCTGTACGAGGGCGACATTCTGCACCGGGCCCGGCGCATCGCGGAGGGCGGCGCCCGGCACCTCTTCCACGACCTCGATCCGCAGGTCACATGGGACTCCGGCACGCTCCAACTCACCGACCGCCGCTGCAACCGCGGGGTGCGGCGGCTGACCGGCCAGGGCCTGCTCCTGTGCCCCTCAGCCTTCGTGTGGCCCAGGATCTTCTCCACCCTGGGCAGCCCGGACGCGCAGCCCACGCTCCGCTATCCGCCGCGCGGCGTCGGCACGCTGTGGGAACAGCGCCCCCAGCCGTGCTCCAGCGCCTTGGCCCGCGTACTCGGCCGCACCCGCGCCATCCTCCTGGCCGAACTCGCCGCCCCCGCGACCACGACGGACCTGGCCCGCCGCCTGGCCCTCTCGCCGGGCGGGGTTTCCCAGCACCTGACGGCGCTCCGCGCGGCGGGCCTGGTGAACGCGCACCGGACGGGGCGGGTGGTGCTGTACGCGCGGACGGGCGTGGGCGAGGCACTGGTGGCCGCCGCGGCGGCCTGA
- a CDS encoding LysR family transcriptional regulator, which produces MPAPHSLYEVFLRVAQDGSFTAAARTLGYTQSAVSRQIQTLEEEWGTALFDRLPRGVRLTEAGRALLPHAEGMRDRLRAARAELDALRTLDGGTLRIGAFAAANASLVPRTMAAFRDRHPAVTVVHTEGPTAKHVGLLAEGGLDLALLSTPAGVPLSGPELHHLLDEPMYLALPRTHRYADRPALRLAELADEDWIEGTVRPEQTLLAPALASGFRPRVAFRANDWTAKQGFVAAGLGITVLPGLAAGAVRPDIALVPVDRADLPHRKVYAGTPRGLGHSPAVGAFLALLRTTAKEAGNAPRHLF; this is translated from the coding sequence ATGCCTGCTCCGCATAGCTTGTACGAGGTCTTCCTGCGCGTCGCCCAGGACGGCTCCTTCACCGCCGCCGCCCGCACCCTCGGCTACACCCAGTCCGCGGTCTCCCGGCAGATCCAGACGCTGGAGGAGGAGTGGGGCACCGCCCTGTTCGACCGGCTGCCGCGCGGGGTACGGCTGACCGAGGCCGGGCGGGCACTGCTCCCGCACGCCGAGGGCATGCGGGACCGGCTGCGCGCGGCCCGCGCCGAACTGGACGCGCTGCGCACGCTCGACGGCGGCACGCTGCGGATCGGGGCCTTCGCCGCCGCCAACGCGTCGCTGGTCCCGCGCACCATGGCCGCGTTCCGGGACCGGCATCCGGCCGTCACCGTCGTCCACACCGAAGGCCCGACGGCCAAGCACGTGGGCCTGCTCGCGGAGGGCGGCCTCGACCTGGCCCTGTTGAGCACCCCCGCCGGAGTGCCGCTGTCCGGCCCGGAACTGCACCACCTGCTGGACGAGCCCATGTACCTGGCCCTCCCCCGGACCCACCGCTACGCGGACCGCCCGGCCCTGCGCCTGGCCGAACTCGCGGACGAGGACTGGATCGAGGGCACCGTGCGCCCGGAACAGACCCTGCTGGCGCCCGCGCTGGCCTCCGGGTTCCGGCCGCGCGTGGCCTTCCGGGCCAACGACTGGACCGCGAAGCAGGGGTTCGTCGCCGCGGGCCTGGGCATCACCGTGCTGCCCGGCCTGGCGGCCGGGGCGGTCCGCCCCGACATCGCCCTCGTACCCGTCGACCGAGCGGACCTGCCCCATCGGAAGGTGTACGCGGGCACACCCCGCGGGCTCGGCCACTCACCCGCGGTCGGCGCCTTCCTCGCACTGCTCCGGACCACCGCGAAGGAGGCCGGGAACGCCCCGCGGCACTTATTCTAG
- a CDS encoding sterol desaturase family protein — protein MVSVSAGSMRYDWDPAWVNPLFVVGTIGYLALLERLIPYERAWQPSSREWRWYGAYFLLTAAGGGLGQAAVVAAVGLVARPEAALPLWWEIPAALLLASLANYLVHRLSHSNPWLWRLHGVHHVPDKVNVGNNGVNHILDVVLTQGCVQLSLALVGFSADTVLTAGLFAVAQGYFCHANIDVRIGVLNHVLAGPEQHRLHHSVDLSEAGHFGGDLSVWDRAFGSFTWHPDRAPVAVGLHDPATFPETGAIGASLLHPWRGSGRGRG, from the coding sequence ATGGTCTCGGTGTCGGCGGGGAGCATGCGCTACGACTGGGACCCCGCCTGGGTGAACCCGCTCTTCGTCGTCGGCACGATCGGCTACCTCGCGCTGCTGGAGCGCCTGATCCCGTACGAGCGTGCCTGGCAGCCGAGTTCCCGCGAATGGCGCTGGTACGGCGCCTATTTCCTGCTGACCGCGGCCGGCGGCGGCCTGGGGCAGGCCGCCGTGGTGGCGGCCGTCGGCCTGGTGGCGCGGCCGGAGGCGGCGCTCCCGCTGTGGTGGGAGATACCGGCGGCCCTGCTGCTCGCCTCGCTGGCCAACTACCTGGTGCACCGGCTCTCCCACAGCAATCCGTGGCTGTGGCGCCTGCACGGCGTGCACCACGTGCCGGACAAGGTCAACGTCGGCAACAACGGCGTCAACCACATCCTGGACGTCGTCCTCACGCAGGGGTGCGTGCAGCTGTCCCTGGCGCTGGTCGGGTTCTCCGCGGACACCGTGCTCACGGCCGGCCTCTTCGCCGTCGCGCAGGGCTATTTCTGCCACGCCAACATCGACGTGCGCATCGGCGTGCTCAACCACGTCCTCGCCGGACCCGAACAGCACCGGCTGCACCACAGCGTCGACCTCTCCGAGGCCGGTCACTTCGGCGGTGACCTGTCGGTCTGGGACCGCGCCTTCGGGAGCTTCACCTGGCACCCCGACCGCGCGCCGGTCGCGGTCGGACTGCACGACCCCGCGACGTTCCCGGAGACCGGCGCCATCGGCGCCAGCCTCCTGCATCCCTGGCGCGGTTCCGGCAGGGGCCGGGGTTAA